One window from the genome of Homo sapiens chromosome 19 genomic patch of type FIX, GRCh38.p14 PATCHES HG109_PATCH encodes:
- the BRME1 gene encoding break repair meiotic recombinase recruitment factor 1 isoform X2, whose translation MTKRKKLRTSGEGLCPPKPLKNPRLGDFYGDPQSSMLGCLHHPEEPEGKLGPVPSTQQHGEEPGKAVSSSPDEETGSPCRLLRQPEKEPAPLPPSQNSFGRFVPQFAKSRKTVTRKEEMKDEDRGSGAFSLETIAESSAQSPGCQLLVETLGVPLQEATELGDPTQADSARPEQSSQSPVQAVPGSGDSQPDDPPDRGTGLSASQRASQDHLSEQGADDSKPETDRVPGDGGQKEHLPSIDSEGEKPDRGAPQEGGAQRTAGAGLPGGPQEEGDGVPCTPASAPTSGPAPGLGPASWCLEPGSVAQGSPDPQQTPSRMGREGEGTHSSLGCSSLGMVVIADLSTDPTELEERALEVAGPDGQASAISPASPRRKAADGGHRRALPGCTSLTGETTGESGEAGQDGKPPGDVLVGPTASLALAPGSGESMMGAGDSGHASPDTGPCVNQKQEPGPAQEEAELGGQNLERDLEGFRVSPQASVVLEHREIADDPLQEPGAQQGIPDTTSELAGQRDHLPHSADQGTWADSLAVELDFLLDSQIQDALDASDFEAPPEQLFPSGNKPGPCWPGPSSHANGDPVAVAKAQPRRTTSSLPQATSEPSSSLLCVRRAPSPPHHARGLRSLSPPPVPSHSPPRSQRWVAALSVTWHLNLPLCRGGSLSIIYGQVSVSVWQGWRRVWDSALGCVWPPHPPPPSPPLAEGGSVPASCRHSL comes from the exons gAGAGGGACTCTGTCCTCCAAAACCCCTAAAGAACCCAAGGCTAGGAGACTTCTATGGGGACCCCCAGAGTTCCATGTTGGGCTGTTTACATCACCCTGAGGAGCCAGAGGGCAAATTGGGACCTGTTCCCTCTACACAGCAGCACGGGGAGGAACCAGGAAAGGCCGTCTCCAG CTCCCCTGATGAGGAAACAGGATCTCCCTGCCGGCTCCTCCGTCAACCAGAAAAGGAGCcagctccccttcctccttcccag AACTCATTCGGGAGGTTTGTTCCCCAGTTTGCAAAATCCAGGAAGACAGTgacaagaaaagaagagatgaaGGATGAGGACCGTGGGAGTGGGGCCTTTAGCCTG GAAACAATCGCAGAGTCCAGCGCCCAGAGTCCAGGATGCCAGCTGCTAGTGGAGACCCTGGGGGTCCCCCTCCAGGAGGCCACGGAGCTGGGGGACCCAACGCAGGCAGACAGTGCCCGCCCTGAGCAGAGCAGCCAGAGCCCTGTGCAGGCGGTGCCCGGCAGTGGGGATTCTCAGCCTGATGACCCTCCAGACAGGGGGACGGGGTTGTCCGCCTCACAGAGGGCCAGCCAAGACCACCTGTCAGAACAAGGGGCCGATGACAGCAAGCCTGAGACAGACAGGGTTCCAGGTGACGGTGGCCAAAAGGAACACCTACCAAGCATTGATTCTGAAGGGGAGAAGCCAGACAGAGGAGCCCCCCAGGAGGGAGGGGCCCAAAGGACAGCAGGGGCTGGCCTGCCTGGAGGGCCCCAGGAGGAGGGAGACGGTGTCCCCTGTACCCCAGCATCAGCTCCTACCTCAGGCCCTGCTCCAGGACTGGGCCCTGCCTCTTGGTGCCTGGAACCCgggtctgtggcccagggctcCCCTGACCCCCAGCAGACCCCCAGCAGGATGGgtagggaaggggaagggactCATAGCAGCCTGGGATGCTCCTCCCTCGGGATGGTTGTCATCGCAGACCTGAGCACAGACCCCACTGAGCTGGAAGAGAGGGCTCTGGAGGTGGCTGGGCCCGATGGGCAGGCCAGTGCCATATCACCTGCCTCTCCCAGGAGGAAGGCCGCTGATGGAGGCCACAGGAGGGCCTTGCCAGGCTGCACCTCGCTCACTGGGGAaaccacaggagaaagtggggagGCAGGGCAGGATGGCAAGCCCCCCGGCGATGTCCTAGTGGGCCCTACAGCCTCCCTGGCTCTGGCACCTGGGAGCGGAGAGTCCATGATGGGTGCTGGAGATTCCGGTCATGCATCCCCGGACACAGGTCCATGTGTCAATCAGAAGCAGGAGCCAGGTCCTGCTCAAGAGGAAGCCGAGTTAGGTGGCCAGAACCTCGAACGAGACCTCGAGGGGTTCCGTGTGTCCCCGCAAGCCTCTGTTGTGCTGGAACACAGAGAAATAGCAGACGACCCTCTCCAGGAGCCCGGGGCTCAGCAGGGCATTCCAGACACCACCTCAGAGCTGGCAGGGCAGCGAGACCACCTGCCTCATTCTGCAGACCAGGGCACCTGGGCAGACTCTTTAGCTGTGGAACTCGACTTCCTGCTGGACAGCCAGATACAGGATGCCCTGGACGCCTCTGACTTCGAAGCCCCACCTGAGCAG CTCTTTCCTTCGGGGAACAAGCCGGGCCCTTGCTGGCCGGGCCCCAGCTCACATGCCAATGGAGACCCTGTTGCAGTGGCCAAGGCCCAGCCGAG GCGAaccacctcctccctcccacagGCCACCAGTGAGCCGTCCTCCAGCCTGCTGTGTGTGAGGAGGGCACCCTCTCCCCCGCACCATGCCCGGGGTCTCCGCAGCCTGTCCCCTCCTCCCGTGCCCTCCCACAGCCCTCCTCGAAGCCAGCGCTGGGTGGCTGCCCTCTCTGTTACCTGGCACTTGAACCTGCCTCTCTGCAGAGGCggcagcttatcaattatttatgGCCAAGTTTCTGTTTCTGTCTGGCAGGGGTGGAGGAGGGTTTGGGACTCAGCCCTTGGCTGTGTGTGGCCCCcacaccctcctcctccttctcctcccctagCAGAGGGCGGCTCTGTCCCTGCCTCCTGCCGTCACTCCCTGTGA
- the BRME1 gene encoding break repair meiotic recombinase recruitment factor 1 isoform 8 (isoform 8 is encoded by transcript variant 11): MTKRKKLRTSGEGLCPPKPLKNPRLGDFYGDPQSSMLGCLHHPEEPEGKLGPVPSTQQHGEEPGKAVSSSPDEETGSPCRLLRQPEKEPAPLPPSQNSFGRFVPQFAKSRKTVTRKEEMKDEDRGSGAFSLVRL; this comes from the exons gAGAGGGACTCTGTCCTCCAAAACCCCTAAAGAACCCAAGGCTAGGAGACTTCTATGGGGACCCCCAGAGTTCCATGTTGGGCTGTTTACATCACCCTGAGGAGCCAGAGGGCAAATTGGGACCTGTTCCCTCTACACAGCAGCACGGGGAGGAACCAGGAAAGGCCGTCTCCAG CTCCCCTGATGAGGAAACAGGATCTCCCTGCCGGCTCCTCCGTCAACCAGAAAAGGAGCcagctccccttcctccttcccag AACTCATTCGGGAGGTTTGTTCCCCAGTTTGCAAAATCCAGGAAGACAGTgacaagaaaagaagagatgaaGGATGAGGACCGTGGGAGTGGGGCCTTTAGCCTGGTAAGGCTCTAA